A region from the Pseudomonas sp. P8_229 genome encodes:
- a CDS encoding ABC transporter substrate-binding protein, protein MKHLKSLLPAALISLIAGLPSVSSAADLTISCGAVGAELQLCKEAVERWSKQTGNNVEVVSTPNSATERLSFYQQILSAQSTDIDIIQIDMVWPGMLAKHLLDLREALPANATQGYFQAQVDNATVNGRLVTMPWFTDSGLLYYRKDLLEKYNKQVPQTWEEMTATARDVQQAERNAGNASAWGYIFQGRAYEGLTCNALEWISSQPEGGLINQRGDIVVNSQASRTALTLAKSWVGDISPRGVLNYTEEEGRGVFQSGNALFMRNWPYVWALVQSQDSAVKDKVGVAPLPRGGETGDHASTLGGWGLAVSRYSAHPKLAAELVSYLTSAQEQKHRALIGAYNPVIESLYQDPELLAAMPYYAQLHSILNDGVMRPASITADRYPRVSNAFFDRVHGVLAGELPVDQALAELESELTRIKRQNW, encoded by the coding sequence ATGAAACATCTGAAATCGCTCCTGCCAGCCGCATTAATCTCCCTCATTGCCGGACTCCCATCCGTCTCGAGCGCAGCCGATCTGACGATCTCCTGCGGTGCGGTGGGTGCAGAGTTGCAACTGTGCAAGGAGGCCGTCGAGAGATGGTCGAAACAGACTGGCAACAACGTCGAGGTGGTTTCCACGCCTAACTCGGCGACCGAAAGGTTGTCGTTCTACCAGCAGATCCTCAGTGCGCAGTCCACCGACATCGACATCATTCAGATCGATATGGTGTGGCCGGGGATGCTGGCCAAACATCTGCTGGATCTGCGTGAGGCGCTTCCAGCCAACGCGACTCAAGGCTACTTCCAGGCACAGGTCGATAACGCCACGGTCAACGGACGGCTGGTGACGATGCCGTGGTTCACCGACTCGGGCCTGCTGTATTACCGCAAAGACCTGCTTGAGAAATACAACAAGCAGGTTCCCCAGACGTGGGAGGAAATGACCGCTACCGCCAGGGATGTTCAACAGGCTGAACGCAACGCAGGGAACGCCAGTGCGTGGGGTTACATCTTTCAGGGACGCGCTTACGAAGGGCTGACGTGTAATGCGCTGGAGTGGATCAGCAGCCAACCGGAAGGCGGGCTGATCAATCAACGCGGAGACATCGTGGTCAACAGTCAGGCCTCAAGAACGGCTTTGACGTTGGCGAAAAGCTGGGTGGGAGACATCTCCCCGCGTGGCGTGCTCAATTACACCGAGGAAGAAGGCCGTGGCGTATTCCAGTCGGGTAATGCGCTGTTCATGCGCAACTGGCCTTATGTCTGGGCCCTGGTGCAAAGCCAGGACAGTGCCGTAAAAGACAAAGTCGGGGTCGCTCCCCTGCCCCGCGGCGGCGAGACCGGCGACCATGCCTCCACCCTCGGTGGTTGGGGCCTTGCGGTATCGCGCTACAGCGCACATCCCAAACTTGCCGCCGAACTGGTGAGCTATCTGACCAGTGCCCAAGAGCAAAAACATCGTGCCCTGATAGGCGCCTATAACCCGGTGATCGAGTCGCTGTATCAAGATCCCGAGTTGCTCGCGGCCATGCCTTATTACGCTCAGCTGCACAGCATTCTCAACGATGGGGTCATGCGCCCGGCCTCAATCACCGCCGATCGCTATCCACGAGTCTCCAATGCGTTCTTCGATCGAGTGCATGGCGTGCTGGCGGGCGAGTTGCCCGTCGATCAGGCGCTGGCCGAACTGGAAAGCGAACTCACGCGTATCAAACGCCAGAACTGGTAA
- a CDS encoding carbohydrate porin, translating to MQKGSSWLLAGVLGTSAVTSQAATLEERMAAFEARTSAAERRAAAAEQQTQALARELQQLKLATPALQPAASTAPVTSAPALDTRVAKLEARQQSLEKESNTGHLTDGFSFNGYARSGLLIDEGLGGGRGGPYTTPAGSVGGAVGRLGNEDDTYMRIDLSKEIYAQNGTRSKFTVSIADGVESSNDWTADESKLNVRQVFTTLDHVAAFKGNSVFENSTLWAGKRFDRDNFDIHWLDSDVVYLAGTGGGIYDVQMSKNWRSNYSLIGRSYGDFSQSGINADVESYILTSNQFFNDGQWQWMYNAIGAKKNDFATRTNKAGLTPANSGLHSMLANHQKNFFGREGFFKTALLYGQGLGAEVKNVGSDGELIDDARALRLALYGETPLAPDWRIGPSLLAEQSKDRYVKGDDYRWLTLNVRLANKINSNFEMAYEMSWQTMNLDPKGYLQRNAVDGNFWKFTVAPTFKLDVADLLTRPELRVFASFMNWSSDLDRFSTTDSFGMTDFHAGGVWQYGIQMETWF from the coding sequence ATGCAGAAAGGATCAAGCTGGCTACTTGCAGGTGTGCTGGGCACATCGGCGGTGACCTCTCAGGCCGCGACTCTGGAAGAGCGGATGGCCGCGTTTGAAGCCCGCACCAGCGCAGCAGAAAGGCGTGCAGCCGCAGCCGAACAGCAAACCCAGGCACTTGCCAGGGAATTGCAACAACTCAAACTCGCCACTCCCGCCTTACAGCCCGCCGCGTCCACTGCGCCAGTCACTTCGGCGCCGGCCCTGGATACCCGAGTGGCAAAACTCGAAGCCCGTCAGCAAAGCCTGGAGAAAGAGAGCAATACCGGACACCTCACTGACGGGTTCAGCTTCAACGGCTATGCCCGCTCAGGATTGCTGATCGACGAGGGGCTGGGGGGTGGCCGTGGCGGCCCTTATACAACGCCGGCCGGTTCGGTGGGCGGGGCAGTCGGGCGACTTGGTAACGAAGACGACACCTACATGCGCATAGACTTGTCGAAAGAAATCTATGCGCAAAACGGCACCCGCTCCAAATTCACGGTCTCCATCGCCGACGGTGTGGAAAGTTCCAACGACTGGACGGCGGACGAAAGCAAACTGAACGTACGCCAGGTATTCACAACGCTCGACCATGTCGCTGCGTTCAAAGGGAACTCAGTGTTCGAGAACTCCACGCTGTGGGCAGGCAAGCGCTTCGACAGAGATAATTTCGATATCCACTGGCTGGACTCGGACGTCGTTTACCTGGCCGGCACCGGCGGCGGAATTTACGATGTGCAGATGAGCAAGAATTGGCGCTCGAACTACTCCTTGATTGGGCGCAGCTACGGGGATTTCAGTCAAAGCGGTATTAATGCCGACGTGGAGAGCTACATCCTGACCTCCAACCAGTTCTTCAACGATGGCCAGTGGCAGTGGATGTACAACGCCATCGGCGCCAAGAAAAACGATTTCGCTACGCGCACCAATAAAGCCGGTTTGACGCCTGCGAATTCCGGCTTGCACAGCATGCTGGCCAACCATCAGAAAAACTTTTTCGGCAGGGAAGGCTTCTTCAAAACGGCGCTGCTCTATGGGCAAGGTCTGGGGGCAGAGGTCAAGAACGTCGGCTCGGACGGTGAACTGATTGACGACGCCCGCGCGCTGCGTCTTGCACTTTACGGTGAGACCCCGCTTGCGCCTGACTGGCGTATCGGGCCCAGCTTGCTGGCCGAGCAAAGCAAGGATAGATACGTCAAGGGTGACGACTACCGCTGGCTGACCCTGAACGTGCGATTGGCTAACAAAATCAACAGCAACTTCGAAATGGCCTACGAAATGAGCTGGCAAACCATGAATCTCGATCCCAAGGGCTATCTGCAGCGTAATGCGGTCGACGGTAACTTCTGGAAATTCACGGTCGCCCCGACATTCAAACTTGACGTCGCAGATCTTCTCACGCGTCCCGAGTTGCGAGTGTTCGCAAGCTTCATGAACTGGTCTTCGGACCTGGACAGATTCAGTACCACGGATTCCTTCGGCATGACCGACTTCCACGCTGGAGGTGTCTGGCAATACGGCATTCAGATGGAAACCTGGTTTTAA
- a CDS encoding thioesterase family protein, which yields MNLFFRLFIMSLAGAVMRWRKPANFRSATTIKFTAAPLDIDLNMHINNGRFLSLADLGRLHFLWSVGTLGGILKNGWMPLVGNVDIEYRKSIKLFQRFEVKTELLYWDEKWFYFQHVFMLGSKVSAVANVKALLIDRSRKTVEPARIFALIGECPERPAVPDSIKDWVIRPRAQPQTATSLPPKALESQSE from the coding sequence ATGAACCTGTTTTTCAGATTATTCATCATGTCGTTGGCGGGTGCTGTAATGCGATGGCGCAAACCTGCCAATTTCAGGAGCGCGACAACCATTAAATTCACCGCCGCACCGCTCGATATCGATTTGAACATGCACATTAATAACGGGCGTTTCTTATCGCTTGCAGATCTCGGCAGGCTGCATTTCCTGTGGTCTGTCGGCACGCTTGGGGGGATTCTGAAAAACGGCTGGATGCCTCTGGTAGGCAACGTGGATATTGAATACAGAAAGTCGATAAAACTTTTTCAACGGTTTGAAGTTAAAACCGAACTTCTTTACTGGGATGAAAAATGGTTTTACTTCCAGCATGTCTTCATGCTTGGATCGAAGGTGTCGGCAGTGGCCAACGTCAAGGCACTCTTGATCGACCGCTCGCGCAAAACTGTTGAGCCTGCCCGAATATTTGCACTGATCGGTGAATGCCCTGAACGTCCAGCCGTGCCCGATTCCATCAAGGATTGGGTAATACGCCCCCGGGCACAACCCCAAACTGCGACGTCCTTACCGCCCAAAGCCCTCGAATCACAGAGCGAGTAA
- a CDS encoding AMP-binding protein, translating into MITILTALSRTAKLSPERGFHVIKNGKVTSFLSYASLHESALANASSMRGQVRLNERVGLIFFNELSFIESFFAILFAGGVPVPIAPPQPFSPLHGFFRRVGLIARQSNIHRILVSESISDEVKESLGIHTSSIVQTLDEFCALDESDAVVPLAAPNAISDTALIQYTSGSTSDPKGVVVSQENLILNVAAMCEAFEMNAESAGVTWLPFFHDMGLIGGLLLPVFAGSDSYIMRTADFVKAPLSWLRAISDFSLKISPAPNFAYKYCLERFNADSLSGLNLTSWRSATSGAEPINPKVMRAFAQAFAPYGFSADSIMPLYGMAEATLGATFSAVGAGMQSIYVDREALNKGLVVRTDNDAPGNKEIVSCGKPIRHVEVSIRADNLQFMNTPLLLGEIALKGHSVCSAYDNDQKNTTAMLENGWFLTGDIGFLLEEELYVVGRSKEVIIINGANYFANDIESYTSEVDGVRGVVAVAQIGSDSEECALLIVPAKGSDPDNLTKIVRRKINDELGIHIASIDIIAAGQLFKTTSGKIDRAKMKSLYNENFSRSAEAVNP; encoded by the coding sequence GTGATTACGATATTGACTGCACTTTCACGTACAGCCAAGCTGTCACCAGAGCGCGGATTTCACGTTATTAAAAATGGCAAGGTTACGTCATTTTTGAGCTATGCCAGCCTGCATGAAAGCGCACTGGCCAACGCCAGTTCAATGCGTGGGCAGGTAAGGCTAAACGAACGAGTCGGGTTGATATTTTTCAACGAACTCAGCTTTATCGAAAGCTTCTTCGCCATCCTGTTTGCGGGTGGCGTCCCCGTCCCCATCGCACCGCCGCAACCGTTCTCCCCGCTGCACGGTTTCTTCCGGCGGGTCGGGCTAATTGCCAGGCAATCCAATATCCACAGAATTCTGGTTTCCGAATCGATCAGCGATGAGGTCAAAGAATCTCTCGGCATTCATACCTCCTCGATCGTGCAAACGCTTGATGAGTTCTGCGCTCTGGATGAGAGCGATGCAGTGGTTCCACTTGCTGCCCCCAACGCAATCAGTGATACCGCGTTGATCCAGTACACTTCCGGCAGCACTTCGGATCCGAAAGGGGTCGTGGTCTCTCAAGAAAATCTGATCTTGAATGTCGCCGCGATGTGCGAAGCGTTTGAAATGAATGCCGAGTCTGCCGGTGTGACGTGGCTTCCGTTCTTTCATGACATGGGTTTGATCGGGGGGCTTTTATTGCCTGTGTTTGCCGGCTCTGACTCTTACATCATGCGAACCGCTGACTTTGTTAAAGCGCCGCTTAGCTGGTTAAGGGCCATCTCCGACTTTTCCTTGAAGATTTCACCCGCGCCCAACTTTGCCTATAAGTATTGCCTGGAACGATTCAACGCCGACTCTTTATCAGGCTTGAACTTGACCTCCTGGCGCTCCGCCACAAGCGGAGCGGAACCCATCAACCCCAAAGTCATGCGAGCCTTTGCGCAGGCTTTCGCTCCTTATGGCTTCTCTGCAGATTCGATCATGCCTCTGTATGGAATGGCCGAAGCGACGCTCGGGGCAACGTTCAGCGCCGTCGGCGCAGGCATGCAAAGTATCTATGTCGACCGTGAGGCCTTGAACAAAGGTCTGGTTGTGCGGACAGACAACGATGCCCCCGGAAACAAAGAGATCGTCTCGTGCGGGAAGCCCATTCGCCATGTAGAAGTTAGCATTCGTGCCGACAACCTGCAGTTTATGAATACCCCGCTCCTGCTGGGTGAAATTGCGCTGAAAGGCCACTCTGTATGCAGCGCATATGACAACGATCAGAAAAACACCACGGCGATGCTTGAAAATGGCTGGTTCTTGACTGGCGATATAGGCTTCTTGCTTGAGGAGGAGTTATATGTTGTGGGGCGAAGCAAGGAAGTCATCATTATCAACGGCGCCAATTACTTCGCCAATGACATTGAAAGTTATACCTCTGAAGTCGATGGCGTTCGAGGCGTTGTGGCCGTTGCGCAGATCGGATCGGACAGCGAAGAGTGCGCGTTACTCATCGTTCCGGCAAAAGGCAGTGACCCAGACAATCTGACTAAAATCGTTCGCAGAAAGATCAATGACGAACTGGGAATCCACATCGCGAGTATCGATATCATTGCTGCCGGGCAGCTGTTCAAAACGACCAGTGGAAAGATTGATCGAGCGAAAATGAAATCACTCTACAACGAAAACTTCTCACGATCCGCCGAGGCCGTTAACCCATGA
- a CDS encoding acyl carrier protein has translation MNEIEFDVLDIITKVVGLDVGSVTTSTSIRDLGVTSMKIVEMILMIEKKYNIEMPDDATYTIETAGQLIATVQVLVEANQVESLVIS, from the coding sequence GTGAACGAAATTGAATTCGATGTGTTGGACATTATAACCAAGGTCGTTGGCCTGGACGTCGGCTCGGTAACGACAAGTACCAGCATCAGAGATCTTGGCGTGACATCGATGAAGATCGTCGAAATGATTTTGATGATCGAGAAGAAATACAACATCGAAATGCCTGATGACGCAACATACACTATTGAAACTGCGGGACAGCTGATTGCAACCGTGCAGGTGTTGGTTGAAGCCAATCAAGTTGAGTCGCTCGTTATTAGTTGA
- a CDS encoding PaaI family thioesterase, with protein sequence MKNALVDAVDVASNCFGCSVQNDIGLKLVFDDGLDEVSAPVSLGREYESYPGIVHGGIVSTVLDESMGRAIMVFTGKMAVTMGLRVRFISICESFAAYRVTGKIISMTGNMIKAEARLLTPAGDLVALGEASWIVIEPESVISGQTKVPHRTSLYIENEVNRNGAACERN encoded by the coding sequence ATGAAAAACGCTCTTGTAGATGCGGTAGATGTAGCATCGAATTGTTTTGGTTGCAGCGTTCAAAACGATATTGGCTTGAAATTAGTGTTTGATGACGGCTTGGACGAGGTGTCTGCCCCCGTATCTCTGGGGCGTGAGTATGAATCGTACCCCGGCATAGTTCACGGTGGAATTGTTTCTACGGTTCTGGATGAGTCCATGGGAAGAGCCATTATGGTCTTCACTGGCAAAATGGCGGTGACGATGGGGCTGCGAGTGCGCTTCATCAGTATCTGCGAGTCATTTGCAGCATACCGAGTCACCGGCAAAATCATCTCCATGACCGGCAACATGATTAAAGCTGAAGCACGACTCTTGACCCCAGCAGGCGATCTGGTTGCCTTGGGTGAGGCATCGTGGATTGTGATTGAGCCTGAGTCGGTCATCAGTGGGCAGACTAAAGTCCCACATAGAACATCTCTTTATATAGAAAATGAAGTTAACCGCAATGGAGCTGCTTGTGAACGAAATTGA
- a CDS encoding ferritin-like domain-containing protein, translating to MNIFYLHSGDINSSAISLVDRKGYAVVEKAIHEFVNDVDLEDSGCSVILIASDQLHEVEQVLEAVKKPGLLVSTRVLLVSDDPKVCTLGDSVKYDIQGVISPETSIADIEKVIEKAIFAFTTLQSKHNIKEFYLDNKFNEVFDWFEQSRWEWSEIGDLSNIDRSLLTDEDIQLLHDGAVVEHTTLPGSHNFLNEWRDEFGFSTWSLMWGAEEARHALVQAKYLKQLGIEVRSKHAMFTRKPYEVGDYPSATLMMNVISEYRAANYYNLRAHRTNEPTLKKIWRLLSKDESRHAKAFYVFCKELCEESDVNMLEALKMAYVWLIDASYGVKHPAGLFFPNADSPDSVKTIEQDVVGDDDNERGDANVYRALRNLTGNKAIVDTRSLKSEIRARM from the coding sequence ATGAATATCTTTTACCTTCATTCCGGTGACATTAACTCGTCCGCTATCTCGCTAGTTGACCGCAAGGGTTATGCTGTCGTCGAAAAAGCCATTCATGAGTTTGTTAATGACGTTGACTTAGAGGATTCCGGTTGCTCGGTTATTCTGATCGCCTCTGACCAATTGCATGAAGTAGAACAGGTGCTGGAAGCCGTCAAAAAACCAGGCCTGCTGGTCAGTACACGGGTTTTACTGGTCAGCGATGACCCGAAAGTGTGCACCCTCGGAGATTCGGTAAAATACGACATTCAAGGTGTCATCTCGCCTGAAACGTCAATAGCCGACATTGAGAAAGTTATCGAGAAAGCGATTTTTGCTTTTACGACCCTTCAATCAAAGCACAACATCAAGGAGTTCTATCTAGATAATAAGTTTAACGAAGTCTTTGACTGGTTCGAGCAATCACGATGGGAATGGTCGGAAATCGGGGATCTTTCAAATATCGATAGAAGCCTGTTGACTGATGAAGACATTCAGCTTCTGCATGACGGTGCTGTTGTAGAGCATACGACACTTCCCGGCTCACACAACTTCCTCAACGAATGGCGTGATGAATTCGGGTTTTCCACCTGGTCATTGATGTGGGGCGCGGAAGAAGCCAGGCATGCTTTGGTTCAGGCCAAATACCTGAAGCAATTGGGTATTGAGGTTCGCTCAAAACACGCCATGTTTACGCGTAAGCCGTATGAGGTGGGTGACTACCCTTCCGCTACTCTAATGATGAACGTGATCTCTGAGTACCGGGCGGCGAACTACTACAACCTGCGTGCACATCGCACGAATGAGCCCACACTGAAGAAAATCTGGCGCTTGCTCAGCAAGGACGAATCTCGTCATGCCAAGGCGTTCTATGTTTTCTGCAAAGAGTTGTGTGAGGAAAGCGATGTCAACATGTTGGAAGCCCTCAAGATGGCTTATGTCTGGCTGATTGATGCGTCCTATGGCGTCAAGCATCCTGCCGGCTTGTTTTTCCCGAACGCGGACTCACCCGACTCGGTCAAGACCATTGAGCAGGACGTGGTGGGCGATGATGACAATGAACGCGGTGATGCCAACGTCTATCGCGCCTTGCGTAATCTCACCGGCAATAAAGCCATCGTCGATACGCGCTCACTGAAATCCGAGATCCGCGCCAGAATGTAG
- a CDS encoding acyl-CoA thioesterase, whose product MPDAVFVNRTVLFGDCDPAGVVYTPRFSYFAVEAIGIALDRWVGAPGLRTLMGFNILPPVRAMSIELLAPVTWDDEMIIKVGVAKLGEHSFTFLVEGFSGKGVLSFTANITHVCISPDSKEVVPIPAPLRVLLS is encoded by the coding sequence ATGCCGGATGCGGTTTTTGTAAATCGAACTGTTTTGTTCGGCGATTGTGATCCGGCAGGGGTGGTTTACACCCCGCGGTTCTCATATTTTGCTGTAGAGGCTATTGGTATAGCGCTCGATAGGTGGGTAGGAGCGCCTGGGCTTAGAACTTTAATGGGTTTTAATATATTGCCGCCGGTGCGCGCGATGTCGATAGAGTTGCTGGCCCCGGTGACGTGGGATGACGAAATGATTATCAAGGTTGGTGTGGCTAAGCTTGGAGAGCACTCTTTCACCTTCTTGGTTGAGGGTTTTTCAGGTAAAGGCGTATTGTCTTTTACAGCGAATATCACACATGTATGTATCTCACCAGACAGTAAAGAAGTTGTACCCATTCCCGCGCCATTGAGAGTGCTTCTTTCATAG
- a CDS encoding ABC transporter ATP-binding protein has translation MVKLQLDNIGARYGQREIIRDVSTSMFFGGQVVAVVGPNAAGKSTLFKRMAGLIDGPGQVILQDSKKSSASISYMPQGLNASARLTVYESVLLARKQLTPGWAVNDDELKLVDEILAALGISELSFRNLGELSGGQQQLVSIAQTLVREPEILLMDEPTSALDMHRQVQVLNFMRTLARQRQVIVFIAIHDLNQALRFADQVLVIADGTTQGSGPTNEVITEQMLRSVYKVKARIEQCSLGLRHILIDDVS, from the coding sequence ATGGTGAAGCTGCAACTGGACAATATCGGCGCCCGTTACGGCCAGCGCGAAATCATTCGTGACGTGTCGACATCGATGTTTTTCGGTGGTCAGGTGGTGGCTGTGGTCGGCCCCAATGCTGCCGGTAAATCGACGCTGTTCAAACGCATGGCCGGGCTGATCGACGGCCCCGGACAGGTGATACTGCAGGACTCGAAAAAAAGTTCGGCGAGCATCAGCTACATGCCTCAGGGCTTGAATGCCAGTGCACGTTTGACGGTCTACGAGTCGGTTTTGCTGGCCCGCAAGCAGTTGACGCCCGGTTGGGCCGTGAATGATGACGAACTGAAACTGGTCGACGAAATTCTCGCGGCGCTGGGCATCAGTGAACTGTCCTTTCGCAACCTGGGTGAACTCAGCGGTGGCCAGCAACAGTTGGTGTCCATCGCACAAACCTTGGTGCGGGAGCCGGAAATCCTGCTTATGGACGAACCGACCAGTGCGCTCGACATGCACCGTCAGGTGCAGGTGCTGAACTTCATGCGCACACTGGCCCGTCAACGGCAAGTGATTGTGTTTATCGCCATCCACGACTTGAACCAGGCACTGCGATTTGCCGATCAAGTGCTGGTCATTGCCGATGGCACCACTCAAGGAAGTGGTCCCACAAATGAGGTGATAACCGAACAGATGCTGCGCAGCGTCTACAAGGTGAAAGCCCGTATCGAACAATGCAGCCTCGGGTTGCGACACATACTCATCGACGATGTCAGTTGA
- a CDS encoding iron ABC transporter permease yields the protein MSSLTDVVVVQREAYRRLVLRKRLILAGLVFLLLCSVLLDLALGPASYSLGEVLGALISPDSASPQVRVVMWDIRLPVALMAVAVGAALSLAGAQMQTILNNPLASPFTLGISAAAGFGAALGLAFGVALFPLAAQFMVPLNAFIMAMLSALLIHFLSMRRGVTAETIVLLGIALVFTFNALLALVQFFATEQAVAAVVFWTMGSLTKATWPKLGVICVVILITLPIFAKRAWALTALRLGDDKAASFGINVRSLRFQTLIMVSLLASFPVAFVGTIGFIGLVGPHIARMLIGEDQRFFLPASLLTGALILSASSVVSKTLIPGAIFPIGVVTSLIGVPFFISLILGGKKNSW from the coding sequence ATGAGCTCATTGACTGACGTAGTGGTCGTGCAGCGCGAAGCCTATCGTCGGCTGGTGCTGCGCAAACGTCTGATCCTCGCAGGGCTGGTGTTCCTGTTGCTGTGCAGTGTGCTACTCGACCTGGCGCTGGGGCCCGCGAGTTACAGCCTCGGCGAAGTGCTTGGTGCGCTGATTTCACCGGACAGTGCCTCGCCGCAGGTGCGTGTGGTGATGTGGGACATTCGTCTGCCGGTGGCGCTGATGGCGGTGGCCGTGGGTGCCGCGCTGTCACTGGCGGGCGCGCAGATGCAGACCATCCTCAATAACCCGCTGGCCAGCCCGTTTACCCTGGGCATTTCCGCTGCCGCCGGTTTCGGCGCTGCACTGGGCCTGGCGTTCGGTGTCGCGCTGTTTCCGCTGGCCGCACAATTCATGGTGCCGCTCAATGCGTTCATCATGGCCATGCTCTCGGCGCTATTGATCCATTTTCTGAGCATGCGTCGCGGCGTCACTGCTGAAACCATCGTGCTGCTCGGTATTGCGCTGGTGTTCACCTTCAATGCGTTGTTGGCACTGGTGCAGTTTTTCGCCACCGAACAGGCGGTAGCCGCCGTGGTGTTCTGGACCATGGGTAGCCTGACCAAAGCCACCTGGCCAAAACTGGGGGTGATCTGCGTGGTAATCCTGATCACCCTGCCGATCTTCGCCAAACGCGCGTGGGCCTTGACGGCCCTGCGTCTTGGCGACGACAAGGCCGCCAGTTTCGGCATCAACGTGCGCAGCCTGCGCTTTCAGACGCTGATCATGGTCAGCCTGCTCGCCTCGTTTCCCGTGGCATTCGTCGGCACCATCGGCTTCATCGGGCTGGTCGGCCCACACATTGCGCGCATGCTGATCGGTGAAGACCAACGGTTCTTCCTGCCCGCCTCGCTGCTGACTGGCGCGCTGATTCTCTCGGCCAGTTCCGTGGTCAGCAAAACCCTGATCCCCGGCGCGATCTTTCCCATTGGCGTGGTCACTTCGTTGATCGGCGTGCCGTTCTTCATATCTCTGATTCTGGGCGGGAAGAAAAACTCATGGTGA
- a CDS encoding ABC transporter substrate-binding protein, whose protein sequence is MVIFDRRSYALAALLMAGVLAVFSLVPRTAHAAEADPARTEVTDLLGRKVKVHLPVRRVILGEGRQLYLVAALDTQNPIERIVGWRKDLIQSDPDTYNAYLRKFPDIAKIPTFGGFEDGTFDIEQAISQRPDVIILNVEAQHATEDARYIEKLDALGIPVVYVDFRNNPMQNTEPTMHLFGQLFGKEQRAQAFIDFRNQQIHRVTDVIEKQHPARPSVFIERIGGYTDDCCLSFGNENFGLFVDMAGGNNIARRIIATTFGQLNPEQVIVANPAHVVVTTANWEAFAPGGHWVGVGPGADMAEARKKLAWYTQRPAYAGIKAQDTQAFHAIWHQFYNSPYQFVAIQQLAKWFHPELFADLDPDASFRELHERFLPVPYESGYFVSLRAPEVKP, encoded by the coding sequence ATGGTGATTTTCGATCGACGCAGCTACGCGCTGGCGGCGCTGCTAATGGCAGGCGTGCTGGCTGTGTTTTCTCTGGTGCCGCGCACGGCGCACGCCGCCGAGGCAGATCCGGCGCGCACCGAGGTCACCGATCTGCTGGGGCGCAAGGTCAAGGTTCATCTGCCGGTCAGGCGCGTCATTCTTGGCGAAGGACGGCAGTTGTATCTGGTCGCCGCCCTCGACACGCAAAATCCCATCGAACGCATCGTCGGCTGGCGCAAGGACCTGATTCAGTCGGACCCGGACACCTACAACGCCTACCTGCGCAAATTTCCCGACATTGCCAAAATCCCGACCTTCGGCGGCTTTGAAGACGGCACCTTCGACATCGAGCAGGCGATCTCGCAGCGCCCGGACGTGATCATCCTCAATGTCGAGGCACAGCACGCCACCGAGGATGCGCGCTACATCGAAAAACTCGACGCACTGGGCATTCCAGTGGTGTATGTCGACTTTCGCAACAACCCGATGCAGAACACCGAACCGACCATGCACCTGTTCGGCCAACTGTTTGGCAAAGAACAACGCGCGCAAGCGTTCATCGACTTTCGCAACCAGCAGATTCACCGCGTCACCGACGTCATCGAAAAGCAACACCCGGCCCGGCCCAGCGTGTTCATCGAGCGCATCGGTGGCTACACCGACGATTGCTGTCTGAGTTTCGGCAACGAGAACTTCGGCCTGTTCGTCGATATGGCCGGTGGCAATAACATCGCCCGGCGCATCATTGCGACCACGTTCGGCCAGTTGAATCCCGAGCAAGTGATCGTCGCCAATCCGGCCCACGTGGTGGTCACCACCGCCAACTGGGAGGCTTTTGCTCCTGGTGGTCATTGGGTCGGCGTCGGCCCGGGTGCCGACATGGCCGAGGCGCGCAAGAAACTGGCGTGGTACACCCAACGGCCAGCGTATGCGGGTATCAAGGCGCAGGACACGCAAGCCTTCCACGCCATCTGGCATCAGTTCTACAACAGCCCGTATCAGTTCGTCGCTATCCAGCAATTGGCGAAATGGTTCCACCCCGAACTGTTTGCCGATCTCGATCCGGATGCGTCATTTCGCGAACTGCATGAGCGCTTCCTGCCGGTGCCTTATGAGTCTGGCTACTTTGTCAGCCTGCGCGCGCCTGAGGTCAAACCATGA